A stretch of DNA from Synechococcus sp. UW179A:
AGGGGCAGGGGGAACGGTGGCCCATCCACGGTCGCCGTCCTTGAGACGTTTTTCGTAGAGAGGGGTGCCTGGGCTGAGGCCCTGGACGAGTGGGCGCTTGGCTGTCTTGGTCAGCCAGGAGTCGTACGCCTCTTCCGACTCGACAATCACGTCGGTCTGGTTGTTGGAGAAGTAAGCGCCGCTGAACATGGCGTCGCGGAGTCGGAAGCGACCTTCACGGGTCGGCGTGATGCTGTAGGAGATCACGCTTCCTGGAATGATGTCCTGCTTGAGGCGAAATGCAGGGATGTAGAAGCTGTGAAGAACGTCTTCGGAGATCAACAGGAAGTTGGCTCGCTGATTGAGTGGTAGATGCAGTTCCGAACTGCGCACACCATCGGGGTAGACGAATTCCCACGACCATTGCCTGGATATCACTTCGATCGGTCCGATGTCTCGACGAGCGTCCAGGGTGGCGACAGCATCGGGAGACTGATTGAGAGCTACGTCGTACTTCTGCTTGGGCCCGAGCGAGGCAAGCTTTTCGTTCACATGGATCGAATAGAAGGCCAGCGACATGACAATGACAAAGGGGATCACCGTCCAGGTGATTTCAAGTTTGGGGTTGCCTTCAATCGGAAGCCCATCACTCTCGTCGTACTTCTCAGCGCGACTAAATAACAACGACCAGATAATGAAACCCACACAGCCGACGAAGACGAAGCAGCCGATTCCGACCTCGAGGCTGAAGAGATTATCGACATACGGCGCAGCCGTGGATGCTGGCACTGGAAGCCAGCCATAGGCCCAACGCGACACCTGGAAGCTCAACGCCGCATCCAGCGCTGCAGAAACCAGGATCACGGCTAGCAGCCTGAGCGGAAGGCCTTTTTTTGGACTCTGGCGAGTCGATGTCATGGCAGTGCCTCCTTGAGATCGGCTCCAGCTGCCAGCAACTGATCCGCCGTGATGTGCACACCAAATTCACTGGCGAGCCAGGCACCAAGGCTTCCATGAATACCCATCACCAAAAGGATGACCGCCCCACAGGCGAGATAAAGCCAGGTCACCTGGCGACCAAGGTCCTTGCGCCAGACGAAACGCAGGTATCCGCGCCAGATGGTCATCGCCACGATGATCAGCAGCAGTGCCACCCCTCCGATGGCGTGCCAGAGCATGGTGTCGATGGCGTTCTGGCCAATGACGCTATGAATGCCTGGCAGTGGCACGGCCAGAAGCATTTCAAAGAAGCCTGCGGCCACCGTGAAAAAGGTGATCACGCTGCAGGCCAGCACGTTGTACCAACCCACGTCATGGAAACCGGTTCGTGTCACTGGCAGTGCCAGGAAACGGAACACGCGTTTTTCCAGGGGATAGAACGCACCTGCGAAATCGAACGCGATTCCGATCGCAAACAAGCCGATCGTGAAATGAACCAGGTTCGGGTGAATCGGAATGGTGTAGGGGAGATCGTTGGCGCCGAGCTGATCGACGATCTCGTTGATGGGAGACGGAATCGCCATCATTGGCAACGGGATCGTGGCGTTCATGACACCGCTCCACTGCGGATGGCGTCGACCACTGGCACGGTGTGAAGCCCGTAAACCCAAACGAGCATGTCGCCCAGGTAAACCTGGCAGAACACCAGCGTGGCGAGCACGCCATCAATGACCAGAAATCCTGCTGGCAGACGAGTGGGATCCTTCTGTCTGACGACGTAGCGACATCCAGTGAACAACCCGAGCACACCAGCCAGTGACCAACCGATCGTGCTGTGGTAGTTGAGGATGTCGCGTGCTGCTCCGTAGGGACTGGCCAGACCTGCTTCGATCTGACCGAAGATGATGGCCACAAAGATGGAGACTGTGGCCACCACCAGATTCCAAAAGCTCACCTCGAAGAGGTTGCGCTTTCGTGTAATCACACCAAATAAATCGAACACAACTGTGATCAGCGCCATCGCGATCACGAAATGAACGATGATTGGATGGATGACATCCAGCCAGGGCAGATTTTTATCGTTGAGAGGTGGAAGCAGCTCGAGCATCGGCAAGCCGCGCAACGCTCTCTAAGGATGAACAGCTTTCAGGGTGCAGTCATCCTTTCGTGAACGAATTCTCCTGATGCTGTGACATGTCTCTCAATCCGAGCACTTTCAGCTCAGCTCAGCTCAGCTCAGCTCAGCTCGTTGGGCTCTTTGATCCGCTTGCGTTGTAGTTGTCGCCAGTACAGCCCAGCCTGAACAACAATCACGACAATCACAGCTGGAACCACAACGCAGAGCATCACCAGTCGGAATTCGTCCTGCCAGTTGGGCAGAGTGCGTGGCAGCACCTGATCCACCACATAAAACACATACAGGGCTAGCAGGATTCCACCCTCCAGTCGGGTGATCTGCCCTTTGGTCCAGAAGATCGGCATGCAGGCCAGTGCGGTCAGCACCATCACAGGCATGTCGCGTTGAATCAGCAGGGGACTCACCTGCAGACCACCGGCTCCAGCAGCTGCTAGTGAACTGGCGCCCAGCACGAGCAGCTGGTTCAGCAGGTTGCTGCCAACAACATTGCCAATCGCCAGATCGGTTCGCCCCTTGATTGCAGCCACCAGCGAGGTGATCAGTTCCGGCATCGAGGTGCCGGCGGACACGATCGTGAGTCCGATCACAGCCTCACTCACGCCTAGATAAGCAGCGGCTCCGCTGGCACCGCTGACGAGAACTCGCGATCCCACAACCAGCAGCAACACACCGAGCAGCAGAGACATCACTGCTTTCAGGATGCCGCGCTTGCCCTGGTCGGGGTTCACGTCGGGTTCGGCCCCTTCAACGCCGGCTGGCTCCTCACGGGCTGTGCGGATTTCCCAGATTGAATTGATCAGTAGGGCTAGCAGCAGTGCCACCCCCGACTGCCAGGTCACCCTCCCCGCTGAGGCCATGCCCCAGACCGCCGCAGAAACCGCGATCATCACAGGAACATCCCTGCGGACGAGGCGGCTTTCGACGCGCAGTGGCATCACTACAGCACTGCTGCCAAGCACCACCATCACATTGAAGATGTTGCTGCCCACCACGTTGCTCACCGCCAGGGAATCCAAGCCACGTAGAACGGAACTGATGCTGACGAACAACTCCGGAGCACTGGTTCCGAAAGACACCACCGTCAATCCGATCACCAGTTGAGGGATTCCGAAGATCAACGACAGCGTCACCGCCCCCTGGACGAAGACTTCGCCTCCTGCAAACAACAGGCCGATCCCGATGAGGACCTCCAGGGCGGATGTCAAAAAGTCAGGCATCGTGAGCAGCGGCCTGGCCTCATTGTGCGATGCCAACCAATGCCCATCAGGGAGCGAGGCTGCGTGGATTCAGTCCATTACGCAGACTGGGAATTAGCATTCCGCCACATTCGTTACGGTTTGGCGTGTTCCTGAATCACATCAGCACACGCAACGTCCGCGGGGATGTTTTCGGTGGTGTAACGGCAGCCGTCGTGGCATTGCCGATGGCCCTTGCTTTTGGTGTGGCCTCCGGTGCTGGAGCCGCTGCAGGGCTGTGGGGTGCTGTGATCATTGGCCTGGTGGCATCGCTTTTTGGTGGCACTCCCACGCTGATATCCGAGCCAACCGGTCCCATGACGGTGGTGTTCACCGCCGTGATTCTCAGTTTCACAAGCCAGATTCCCGACAGGGGCACTGCACTAGCGATGGCCTTCACCGTTGTGGTGCTGGCAGGCGTTTTTCAGATTCTGTTCGGTTTCTTCCGTCTGGGCCGATACATCACGATGATGCCCTACACGGTGATCTCGGGCTTCATGTCTGGGATCGGTGTGATTCTGGTCATTCTGCAGCTAGCTCCTTTCCTGGGACAAAGCAGTCCTCCCGGTGGCGTGATTGGGACGCTGAGCGCTCTGCCGCAACTGATCTCGGGCATTCAGCCTCTTGAGCTAGGGCTGGCGGTGATCACTTTGTTGATCCTTTGGTTCACACCCGAGCAGTTGAAGCGGTTCTGTCCTCCTCAATTGCTGGCACTCGTGGTGGGAACTGTGTTGTCGCTCACTCTCTTTGGTGACATTGAACTGCGCAGGATTCCCGAATTCACAGCCGAATTTCCCAGTTTCAATCCCCCGACCTTTTCGGGTGATCAGATCCGTTTGATGGTGGTGAATGGTGCCGTGCTCGGCATGCTGGGATGCATCGATGCCCTGCTCACGTCGGTGGTAGCTGACAGCCTGACTCGCACCGAGCACGATTCCAACAAGGAACTGATTGGCCAAGGCCTCGGCAATGTGATGTCGGGTCTGTTCGGAGGACTGCCAGGAGCGGGCGCCACCATGGGAACCGTGGTCAATATTCAGGCTGGGGGGCGCTCGGCCCTGTCAGGCATCGTCCGGGCCCTGATCCTGATGCTGGTGATTTTGCTGGCAGCGCCGCTGGCAGCACAGATTCCTCTGGCGGTGCTGGCAGGAATCGCTTTGAAGGTGGGCTTTGACATTATTGATTGGAGCTTCCTTCAGCGCGCGCATCACCTTTCGATCAAAGCGGCATGCATCACCTATGGAGTGATTGCGCTCACAGTGCTGGTTGACCTGATCTGGGCAGTATTTATCGGCGTTTTCGTAGCCAATGTGCTCACTATCGAACGGATGACAGCCCTGCAGGCCAGGGGTGTGAAAACCATTAGCACCACAGATGATGACGTTGAATTACCTCAGGATCAGCAAGCACTGCTAGATCAGGCGGCGGGACGTCTGCTGCTGTTCCAGCTCACCGGTCCGATGATTTTCGGTGTGGCCAAGACCATTAGCCGCGAACACAATGCCATCGAAGACTGTGAAGCCGTTCTGTTCGACCTGACCGAGGTCTCCCATCTCGGAGTAACTGCATCACTAGCCCTTGAAAACGCCATCAAGGAAGCTGTTGAAGTGGGCCGCTCTGTTTATCTGGTTGTGATGAACGGCTCAACACGCAATCGCCTCGAAAAGCTCAAGCTGCTTGAGCTTCTGCCCGAGAATCATGTGAGCGAAGATCGGGAAGAGATTCTTCGTCGTGCTGTGGGGGAGCTCCCCGTGCTTCAGGAGGTCTGACTTGGCGGAGGTTCCAACGTCCCTGGTGCTTCGCCGTCCGGATGACTGGCATGTGCACCTCAGGGATGGAGCCATGCTTCGGGCTGTGCTGCCTGCCACAGCCAGAACCTTTGCCCGGGCCATCGTGATGCCCAACCTGCGCCCACCGGTGACATCGGTGGATGCAGCTGAGGCCTACCGCAGCAGGATTCTGGAGGCCCTTCCTGAGGGGATCAGCTTCGAGCCGCTGATGACGGCTTATCTCACGGACGATCTCGATCCTGATGAGCTGGCGAGGGGATTCGCTCAGGATGTGTTCCGAGCGGCCAAGCTCTATCCCGCCAATGCAACCACCAATTCAGCAGCCGGTGTCAGTGATCTGTCCAAGATCTCATCGGTGCTGACCTGCATGGAGGCCATCGACATGCCCCTGCTGATTCACGGTGAGGTCACGGACCCTGATGTTGATGTCTTCGACCGTGAAGCCCTGTTCATCGAACGGCATCTGAAACCATTGCGCCAGCGCCATCCTCAGTTGCGGATCGTGCTGGAGCACATCACCACTGAGGAGTCGGCGACCTACATCCGAGAGGCTTATCAGAGTGGTGATGACCGCATCGCCGCCACAATCACTCCGCATCATCTGCATCTCAACCGCAACGCCATGTTCATGGGCGGGCTGCGCAGTGACTTTTATTGTCTTCCGGTGGTGAAGCGGGAATGCCATCGAAGGGCGTTGGTGAAGGCCGCGACCAGTGGTCTGCCCTGCTTCTTCCTCGGCACGGATTCCGCCCCCCACCCTCGCTCCGGCAAGGAGTCCGCCTGTGGGTGTGCAGGCATCTTCAATGCGCTTCATGCATTGGAGAGTTACGCCGCTGTCTTTGAACAGGCAAGCGCGCTCGACCAGCTCGAGGGCTTTGCCAGCGAGCATGGTCCGCGCTTTTACGGCCTGCCTCTCAACGCCGATACCGTCACGCTGGTTCGACGGCAGCAATCCGTGCCTGCGCGCCTTACTCCACCGAGATTTGCTTGCCTCGGGGATGACGCTCTACCCGACAGTGAGTGGCCTCTTCTTTTCCATGCGGGAGAAGCACTGGAATGGACTGCCGAGTTTCATTGACCATTCGGTTGAGTGCCTTACGTGTTGGTTGTTTTCAGGACACGGTCTTCGGGAGGGACTTGCTTGTTGAGCCGGTGATGCTGATGACTCCACCGACGCAGACAAGGATCGCGCCGACGATGGTTTCGAGCTGAATCGTTTCTTTGAAAAGAACGACTCCGTAGATTGCAGCGAATACAACCGAGATGTACTGGAAAGCTCCAATCTCGTGTGGCTTTGCGAATTGATAGGCCTTGATCAAAAGGAACTGGAATGCCAGTAGACAGAGCCCTGTCCCGAGCATCATCCAATAAGCCCACTCTGGTGCAGAGTTGAATTTTCCGATCGAGATCAGCCCGAGAACGACTACTCCACATAGCAGGAAATAGAACAACTGGGTCAGAGGTGATTCCGTTTTGTCCAGGTGATTGACTGCCAAAAATTCAATAGCTGTCACCAGGCCTGCTCCCAGGGCGACGAGGTTCCCCGGATTGGAAAAAATGCTGGCATCGGGCCTCACGATCACAACAACGCCAACGAAACCGATGATGATGGCGATCCATACCGCTCGGGGTATGTGCTGGTGGAGGAAGAGCAGTGCCAGGATCGGAATAAAAATCGGAGTGGTGTTAACCAGAACATTCGTATCTACAAGTGTGGTGAGCTGGGCTGCTGCAATGAAGAGCAGGAATCCTGTAATGCCTGTAACGGCTCTGAGCAGGTGATAGCGACCTTGTTCCGTTGGGAGGTCTCTACCTTTTCGAAATAAAATTATGGGTAGAAGAAGAATGAATGCGACCAGGAATGTGCCAAATGAGAACATCTCAACCGACAGGCTTTTGTCAACGTATTTGCCAAAGACACTCTGTGTAGTGTTTGCAAGAAAAGCAAGAATAATAAAAATAGTTCCAGTGAGAATTGATCGTCGCATGGGATGCCGTGAAGATGTCTTGACGTTGGGCGTAAGTGGTTGCCTGATGGAATGCTTGGGTTTTGAGAGTTGGCAGTAATTCCGAGATGGATTGCCTCTCCTGCTTCAGTCAGAGGGACGATGATTGATCGTGGTAATGGTTAAAAGTGATCCGCTTGTCGTATTTTTCTTGTTCAACTTTGTCTTTTTGAATCACAGGAAATCCTTTGAACAGTGATCCTCAGGCTTGCCAGCTCCTGTTCGTTGTTTTCGACCAAGCGACGATCAGAGTCCAGGGCTGCTCATCATGATGCCGCCGTCTGCGAACACGCTGGTTGCCGTCATGTAGCTGGCACCGTCACTCGCGAGGAATGCCACTACAGACGCGATTTCATTGGGCTCCGCCATCCGACCAATGGGGATGGCGGCATCGAGTTTGGCGAGCAATTCGGGATTGTTCATGGTGGAGTCGTTGATTGGTGTTGCCACTGCTCCAGGACCCACATTCACAATCGAGACGCCTTTCCCCGCTAGTTCAACTCCTGCTGTACGGGTGAGCATGCGGACGCCTCCCTTGGCGACGCAATAGGGCGTGTTGTCAGGCATGGGCCAGTCTTCATGCACTGAGGAGATATTGATGATGCGCCCACCGCTTCCCTGCGCGATCATCTGCTTTGCGGCGTATTGCGTTGCAAAGAACACGCCACGCAGATTCACATTCAGCACTTTGTCGAAGTCATCGGGAGTTGTGGTGAGGATCGAGGTGCGGGTCTCGATGCCTGCGTTGTTCACCATCACATCAACCTTCCCGAAGGTCTTCACCGCTGTATCGATGAGGCGCTGAAGATCATCCAGTTTTCCAACATCAGCCTGCACGCCAATCGCCTGGCCGCCCAGCTCACCGATTTCCTCGACCAACTCTTCAGTGCGATCAGGGTGGGAGCGGTAATCGATCACCACCTTGGCGCCCAGGGAGCCAATTGCTTCCACGATCGCTTTGCCGATGCCGGAATTGCCTCCGGTTACGACGATCACCTTGTCACGCAGACAGAGGGATGTCATCGCCTTGGGAACCTGAGTGGTCATGACAGTCAGGACAGAACAGCCCTTCAATAGCCGTTTTCTCTGCCCCCGTCAGTGTTCCATGGGCAAACGGCGCTAAGACTTCGTCAGTTGTGTTGATTGATCCATGACTGACATTCATCACGAAGCACCTTCCATCGAAGGAGTGGCCTTCTCGCTGCCCAAGCCCGGCAGTCTTGATCCACTCTTGGACGTGCTGGGTGTGACAGACGAAGGTCAGTCTCAGTTGGCCGGAGACACTCTGCAACGCCGTTTCGGACTCGCCGAGGGCAGAGCTGTGATACGGCATTACAAACTGGGTTGTGAAAAGCTCGACTATGTCTCCTTTGAGTTAGTCGATCCAAATTCCCAAGTCGATCCGGGACCGTCCAACACCCTCTGGTTTCAGCATGTGGCCATTGTGGTGAGCGATATGAATCGTGCTGCGGAGCGGTTGATGCCCCACGTCGTTCCGATTTCTGAGTCACCGCAGTGGTTGCCGAACGGTGTTGCAGCATGGAAGTTCCGCAACGCTGCTGGTCATGCCATGGAGCTGCTGTGGTTCCCGCCGGATCAGGGACATCCGCGCTGGCATCAGCCTGAGCCGAAATTGTTTCAGGGGCTTGATCACAGTGCCATTGCGATCAGCGACAGTGATCGGAGCCTGGCTTTCTATGGTGTTGAGCTTGGCTTGGAACTGCGCTACGCCACGCTGAATAGAGGCGTTGAACAGGAACGTTTGGACGCTCTCGTTAATGCCAGGGTTGCGATTCATGGTGTGAGTGGATCATCACCCTGTGGTGTGGAGTTTTTGCGTTATCTCAATCCACCACCGCAGCAACCCACCGCCGCTTCATTGAAACCGCAGGATGCGCTGTATGCGCAAATCCTGATGCATGCTCCTGGAGCTGGCACCGGTCGCCTGCAATGCGATCCAGATGGCCACAGGATCTGGATCCACTCTTAAGCCAATCCTCAAATTTCATCGGCCTCATAGTTTCTAGCGTTTAGAAAATGCTCGATAAGCGGTGGACCTCATTTCCCTGATTGCTCCCCCGTCACCCGACGGATTGGCCGCTGGAGGGCTACTCATCCTGAGGCTGTTTACCGGTTTTGTTTTCATCCGCCATGGCTGGCCCAAGTTGACCAACCTTGGGATTTGGGCCAATGCCATGAAAACACCGGCCTGGCTTTGTTTCCTTTCTGCCTTTTCGATGTGGGCGGGGGGAATTGCTTTGATCTTCGGCGTGCTGACGCCGCTCGCCGCAGTGGCCATTGCCGTGTCGATGCTCTACGCCATGGTGCTGGAGATCAGCAATGGCTTTCCCTTCATTGCCCCAGACCCATTCCAGATTCCTGATGGTGACTATGCCGGCCCGATGGGAACAGGAGAACCCCCGAGTTGGGAGAAAGCTGCTATGTACGTGGTGATGTGTCTAGTGCTCATCACCGCGGGTGGCGGACCTTACAGCTTGGATTTGATCTTGATTGCTCCTCGCTTACAGACATTGCTGGGCTGATCAGCCCAGCCTCTCCTTGAGGTGATCCGCGACCCGGATGGCATTGGCAATGGCGGTGAGTGATGGATTCACCGCTGAGCTGCTGGGAAAGAAGCTGGTGTCAACGACATAGAGATTGTCAACATCGTGCGTGCGACAGTTGGTATCCAGCACCGAAGTCGCTGGGTCTTCTCCGAAACGGCAGGTTCCAGACTGGTGTCCCACTGCCGCAATGTCCATGGAGGATGCGAAGTAAACCTGCCGTTCAGCCAAGTGATTCTTCAGATAAAGCTTGTCGAGTAGGCCTTCCAGTCGGTTGACCAGTTCCTGGGAGGCTTTGTTGTTGGTGGGTGTATAGCTGAGTTTGATCTGACCATCCTGATTCACTGTGACGCGGTTGTCGGGTCGTGGCAGATCTTCGGTTTGAAGCCAGAAATCAATGGAGTGTTCCGCGATTCGGTCCATGCCCCAGGTGGGTGCAGGTGCGGTGAGTAGTGGTTTGTAACCCTTCATCATTGCCCCATTGGTTTTCCCCGTCATTTGCAAATTGCCCATGGGGAAGTCGAAGTCTTTGTCTCCGAAATACCAGTCATGAACTGCCACCGTCTTTTGGAAGACCGTGGTATTGGGCTCATGGGCAAGAGCTACCACTGCCTTGCAGTTGTGATACATATAATTCCGGCCCACCTGGTCGGAACTGTTGGCCAGTCCCTTGGGGTGAGAGTCGTTAGCCGACATCAGCAGCAATCGTGCTGAATTGGCGGCTCCTGCGGAGACCACCACAATGTCACCTTTGAAGCGCCGTTGCTCACCCTGGTGGTTCACCACCACTTCCGTCACCTGTCTGCCGCTGCTGTCGGTGTTGAGCCTGAGCACTTCTGCTTCTGTGAGCAGCATGACGTTGTCATGGTCGAGGGCAGGTCGCACCCCCATTACTTCAGCGTCACCCTTGGCATGTACCAGACAAGGGAAGCCATCGCAGCGGTTGCAGCGCACACAGTCGCTAAAGGCTGGATTGACCTCGTTGAGGGCGACTCCTGTCGGGGCGTGAAATGGATGCAAGCCTGCGGAGCGCAGGTCGTTGACCAGCTTCTGCATGCGCGGTTCATGGCTGATTGGCGCGTAGGGGTAGGAAGAGGAGGCCGGTGGCTCGGTCGGATCCTCGCCACGCAGTCCATGCACGTGGTACCACTCCTCTGCTTTGCGGTAATACGGCTCGAAAACGTCGTACTTGACTGGCCATTCCGGTGATTCGCCATCCACATGAATCACCGACTCGAAGTCGCGTTCTCTTAGGCGAAAGTGGGCAGCTCCGTACATCTTTGAAGCGCCGCCAACAAAATAGTGGCTCCCAGGCTGGAAGCTCTTGCCGTGTTTATCCAGCCAGTGATCAGTGGAGACATAACGATCTTTCTGGAACACCTCCGCCGGGTCCCAGTTCTGTGGCTCCCGCGGTAGCCAGCCCCCACGCTCCAGGATCAAAATCGAATATCCAGAACTGGCGAGTGCACGGGCCAGTGAGCCACCGCCGGCGCCACTGCCGATGATCACCACGTCAAAGTGGTCAGCATTCGGTTCAATCGGTGTATGGCGATTGGCGGCGAGGGTGACGTGATCCATCAACGGGGCCTAACGCACTAATTGCAAGCTAGGGAGATCATCCCTTCCCGTCACCGCCAACGTTGTAGTTGAGTAATCATTTTGGCGACAACGGCGGTCCAACCTGTCTGGTGACTAGCGCCTACGCCAGCACCATTGCAGCCATTGAAGTACTCATTGAACTGAAAAAGATCGCGCCAAGCAGCGTTGTTCTGGAACAGGTCCACGTCTCCGTTGAAGGCGCGTCGACCCGATTCATCTCGTCGGAAGATTCCGACCAATCGATGCTCCAGTTCTAGCGAGATCTGCCAGAGGTTCAGTTCACGGCCTGAACCGGTTGGAAACTCCATCTTGAATTCGTCACCGAGAACGTGACCGAACTTCTGCAGCGCCTCAATTAGCAGATAGTTAATCGGCATCCATACCGGACCTCGCCAGTTGGAGTTGCCGCCAAACATGGCAACAGGGCTATCGGCAGGACTGAAGCTAATCGTGGCGTAGTCGTCACCCTGTTGATAGGAATATGGGGCCTTCTGGTACACCTTGGACAGACTGCGGATGCCGTAAGGGGATAGAAACTCCTCTTCGTCGAAGACCCGGGTGAGAATCCGACGCAGTCGATCAGGAGGCACGATTGAGTACAGAACGCGATCGTGATGCCATGTTCCGAGATGGCTAATCGCATCGAAAGGCGCTCCGCGATCTTCGCCCAGTTCATTGAGATACCTGCGCACATCGAGGGATGGGATCTCGCCCACTGTCGCGGCATCGAACGTGGCGACTGCAAGCAGCGGAATCAGCCCGCTCAGAGAGCGTGTACGGAGGTAATCAGTGCTTCCGTCCGGCCGCTTGAGCACGTCGTAATAGAACCCATCCTCTTCGTCCCAGTTGACGTAGCCACGCCCTGTGGGACTGTTCAAGGCGTACGTGAGACGACTGAAGTCAGCGACGAAACGTTCGCATAGGCTTTCGTATTCCTCTCTGTCTTCGGAAAGCAGAACGCATGTCTCCAGCATGTTCAGGCTGAGCATGCCCATCCAGGCCGTACCGTCTGACTGTTCGATGCGGCTTCCGTCCTTCAGCGGATAACGGCGATCGAAAATCGCGATGTTGTCGAGTCCAAGGAAGCCACCTTCGAACAGGCTGTCGCCATTGCGATCGGTACGGTTAGCCCACCAGCCGTATTCCAGCAGAAGTTCGCGGAGGCTGGCACGCAGAAACGGATAATCCTTGCGGCCGTAGCAGCGCTCGGTGATTAAGAAGATGCGCAGTGCTGCCCAGGCTCCGATCGGTGGATTGGCGTCGGAGAGTGCCCATTCATAGGCCGGGGACTGGCCATTGTTTGCGGTGTAGGAGGCCTGGCGCAGCATGCGTGACTGACGCTTGGCTTCACCCGGGTCAAGCTCTGCAAAAGCCACGGCATGGAACATCAGATCCCACTGGCAGAAGTAGGGATACTCCCAGCAATCGGGCATGGAGATGATGTTGCGAGCTCGCATGCTGCGCCAATAGGCGTTTTCGGTATGCCACCGCTCTTCTGGTGGTTTGGCTGAATTGCTGTCGCCTCGTAGCCAGCGGGCCACATACCAGTCGTAGTACTTGCGACACCAAAACAGACCAGCTGCCGCAGCGGCATGAATGGCTCGGTCTTCATCGTTCAGGCCTGGGGCCACCCATTGAAGGTGGTCTTGCCAGTCTTGACGTCTCTGCTCAATAAGGGCGGTTGTCGC
This window harbors:
- a CDS encoding VOC family protein, which codes for MTDIHHEAPSIEGVAFSLPKPGSLDPLLDVLGVTDEGQSQLAGDTLQRRFGLAEGRAVIRHYKLGCEKLDYVSFELVDPNSQVDPGPSNTLWFQHVAIVVSDMNRAAERLMPHVVPISESPQWLPNGVAAWKFRNAAGHAMELLWFPPDQGHPRWHQPEPKLFQGLDHSAIAISDSDRSLAFYGVELGLELRYATLNRGVEQERLDALVNARVAIHGVSGSSPCGVEFLRYLNPPPQQPTAASLKPQDALYAQILMHAPGAGTGRLQCDPDGHRIWIHS
- a CDS encoding DoxX family protein — its product is MDLISLIAPPSPDGLAAGGLLILRLFTGFVFIRHGWPKLTNLGIWANAMKTPAWLCFLSAFSMWAGGIALIFGVLTPLAAVAIAVSMLYAMVLEISNGFPFIAPDPFQIPDGDYAGPMGTGEPPSWEKAAMYVVMCLVLITAGGGPYSLDLILIAPRLQTLLG
- a CDS encoding GMC oxidoreductase; amino-acid sequence: MDHVTLAANRHTPIEPNADHFDVVIIGSGAGGGSLARALASSGYSILILERGGWLPREPQNWDPAEVFQKDRYVSTDHWLDKHGKSFQPGSHYFVGGASKMYGAAHFRLRERDFESVIHVDGESPEWPVKYDVFEPYYRKAEEWYHVHGLRGEDPTEPPASSSYPYAPISHEPRMQKLVNDLRSAGLHPFHAPTGVALNEVNPAFSDCVRCNRCDGFPCLVHAKGDAEVMGVRPALDHDNVMLLTEAEVLRLNTDSSGRQVTEVVVNHQGEQRRFKGDIVVVSAGAANSARLLLMSANDSHPKGLANSSDQVGRNYMYHNCKAVVALAHEPNTTVFQKTVAVHDWYFGDKDFDFPMGNLQMTGKTNGAMMKGYKPLLTAPAPTWGMDRIAEHSIDFWLQTEDLPRPDNRVTVNQDGQIKLSYTPTNNKASQELVNRLEGLLDKLYLKNHLAERQVYFASSMDIAAVGHQSGTCRFGEDPATSVLDTNCRTHDVDNLYVVDTSFFPSSSAVNPSLTAIANAIRVADHLKERLG
- a CDS encoding glucosidase, which translates into the protein MSTSVISNAQLGEEPAELIRCRERDNGHQPWDRWGTYLSDRQWGTVREDYSADGNAWESFPFDHSHLRTYRWGEDGLLGISDEQGLLCFAPTLWNGKDPVLKERLFGLGNPEGNHGEDIKDMMYHLAGTPTGSYAKALYRYPQKSFPYQQLRDENRRRGRNENEFELVHTGIFDDNRFFDLEVEYAKASPEDVVIRLTLTNRGPDKAALHLLPTLWFRNTWCWGENRENDGSTPSLCVKDDRLVSSAVEGLGSYSLSCSEQGAWLFTENETNTLRLYNQPLKQPYVKDAFHRYLIEGKVDAVNPDQTGSKAALLLQRNLDPGEVWQVDLRLCRRDPDGNKIEGSIEPAATTALIEQRRQDWQDHLQWVAPGLNDEDRAIHAAAAAGLFWCRKYYDWYVARWLRGDSNSAKPPEERWHTENAYWRSMRARNIISMPDCWEYPYFCQWDLMFHAVAFAELDPGEAKRQSRMLRQASYTANNGQSPAYEWALSDANPPIGAWAALRIFLITERCYGRKDYPFLRASLRELLLEYGWWANRTDRNGDSLFEGGFLGLDNIAIFDRRYPLKDGSRIEQSDGTAWMGMLSLNMLETCVLLSEDREEYESLCERFVADFSRLTYALNSPTGRGYVNWDEEDGFYYDVLKRPDGSTDYLRTRSLSGLIPLLAVATFDAATVGEIPSLDVRRYLNELGEDRGAPFDAISHLGTWHHDRVLYSIVPPDRLRRILTRVFDEEEFLSPYGIRSLSKVYQKAPYSYQQGDDYATISFSPADSPVAMFGGNSNWRGPVWMPINYLLIEALQKFGHVLGDEFKMEFPTGSGRELNLWQISLELEHRLVGIFRRDESGRRAFNGDVDLFQNNAAWRDLFQFNEYFNGCNGAGVGASHQTGWTAVVAKMITQLQRWR